One Brassica napus cultivar Da-Ae chromosome C4, Da-Ae, whole genome shotgun sequence genomic region harbors:
- the LOC106416426 gene encoding uncharacterized protein LOC106416426 — MSLFLSRLRLEVRRSSSVSLLLSKGFSTSLRQTPPCSIMGAFPREDGGLRRLAVAYAHKPSVTQLDKVIPLGLGLVFNCYDDDDLDDEKTLTIGASHGWVATLKKDGILRLQDDFNPVASDANPKRIPLPPLVTLPHCQTNIITNVSMSSSSPEDDEDCVVAVKFLGPQLSFCKPAAGQSRPEWTNIKIENPCFFSSRVMYSEKDNMFRIPGSGGHLIGSWDPCNPSDDPKLHKVEFQNLPKLPMATRELMDSCFTSEHLVESRPTGETFLVKQYKKTAKNKEGVDIMKTEFLMVFKLDDEGNAVCIQRMGDLNMFLSMSEPFCVLASSFPGMLSSTVHIYDYDDMGYVYMDDFPFHIYRVSGPHLVPYQIPPQDIIEN; from the coding sequence ATGTCTTTGTTTCTCAGCCGTCTCCGCCTTGAGGTGAGAAGATCCTCCTCTGTTTCCCTTCTTCTCTCTAAGGGCTTCTCAACTTCCTTGCGGCAAACCCCTCCTTGTTCCATCATGGGCGCTTTTCCTCGTGAAGACGGCGGTCTAAGAAGACTCGCAGTTGCCTATGCTCATAAACCTTCCGTGACTCAACTGGACAAGGTGATACCTTTGGGGTTGGGGTTGGTGTTTAACTGTTATGATGATGACGACTTGGATGATGAAAAAACCCTAACGATAGGGGCATCTCATGGGTGGGTAGCTACTCTGAAGAAAGATGGAATCCTGCGTCTACAAGACGATTTTAACCCTGTGGCATCGGATGCAAATCCGAAACGTATCCCTCTGCCTCCTCTTGTGACTCTTCCTCATTGCCAAACCAATATCATCACCAACGTGTCAATGTCATCATCTTCTCCAGAGGATGATGAGGACTGTGTCGTGGCTGTCAAGTTCTTAGGACCTCAGCTCAGCTTTTGCAAACCAGCAGCTGGTCAGAGTAGACCGGAGTGGACAAACATTAAGATCGAAAACCCTTGCTTCTTCTCCTCCCGTGTCATGTATTCCGAGAAAGACAACATGTTTCGCATTCCCGGATCTGGAGGACACCTCATCGGGTCATGGGACCCTTGCAATCCCAGCGATGACCCCAAGCTGCACAAAGTAGAGTTCCAAAACCTTCCTAAGCTTCCCATGGCCACACGTGAGCTTATGGATTCGTGCTTCACGAGCGAGCACTTGGTTGAGTCAAGACCCACCGGTGAGACTTTTTTGGTTAAGCAGTACAAGAAGACAGCCAAGAACAAGGAAGGTGTTGACATAATGAAAACAGAATTTTTAATGGTGTTCAAGCTAGACGATGAAGGAAACGCTGTCTGCATTCAACGCATGGGAGATCTCAACATGTTCCTCTCAATGTCTGAACCTTTCTGTGTCCTTGCTTCTTCCTTTCCTGGCATGCTCTCTAGCACCGTTCACATCTATGATTATGATGATATGGGATATGTGTATATGGATGACTTCCCCTTCCACATCTATAGAGTAAGTGGTCCACATCTTGTCCCTTATCAGATTCCACCTCAAGATATCATCGAAAACTAG